A stretch of Mustela nigripes isolate SB6536 chromosome 6, MUSNIG.SB6536, whole genome shotgun sequence DNA encodes these proteins:
- the LOC132020376 gene encoding olfactory receptor 6C4-like, protein MKNQTFLTEFILLGLTDIPEIKPIIFIFLLLTYIFSIIGNLTIITLTLLDSHLQTPMYFFLRNFSFLEISFTTTFTPRLLFSITTGNKTISFAGCFTQYFFAIFFGATEFYLLAAMSYDRYVAICKPLHYLTIMSSKVCIQLVLCSWLAGFLIIISPIILTSQLDFCASNMLNHYYCDYGPLLEISCSDTRFLELLDFILAVVTLMVTLVLVIFSYTNIVWTVLRISSAQQRKKAFSTCSSHMIVISLSYGSCIFMYIKSSAREGIAFNKGVAVLNTSVAPLLNPFIYTLRNKQVKQAFKDVTRKIVHLNSF, encoded by the coding sequence ATGAAAAACCAAACCTTCCTGACAGAATTCATTCTGTTGGGACTAACAGACATCCCAGAGATCAAACCTATAATCTTTATATTTCTCCTCCTCACCTACATATTCAGCATCATTGGAAACCTGACAATCATCACCCTTACACTACTGGACTCCCACCTCCAGActcccatgtatttcttcctccGGAATTTCTCCTTCTTAGAAATTTCCTTCACAACCACTTTCACTCCCAGGCTGCTGTTCAGCATCACAACTGGCAACAAGACCATCAGCTTTGCTGGCTGTTTCACTCAGTATTTCTTTGCCATCTTCTTCGGAGCCACGGAGTTTTACCTTCTGGCTGCCATgtcctatgaccgctatgtggccatctgcaaaccctTGCATTACTTGACCATCATGAGCAGCAAGGTCTGCATCCAGCTGGTTCTCTGCTCTTGGTTGGCTGGATTTCTAATCATCATATCCCCAATCATCCTCACCAGTCAGCTGGATTTCTGTGCCTCCAACATGCTGAATCATTACTATTGTGACTATGGACCCCTCCTAGAAATATCTTGCTCAGACACAAGATTCCTGGAGCTGCTTGACTTTATCTTAGCAGTTGTCACCTTGATGGTCACCCTAGTACTGGTGATTTTCTCCTATACAAACATCGTCTGGACCGTCCTCAGGATatcttctgctcagcaaaggaaaaaggCCTTTTCCACCTGTTCTTCCCACATGATTGTCATCTCCCTCTCTTATGGCAGCTGCATCTTCATGTATATAAAGTCCTCAGCAAGAGAAGGAATTGCCTTCAATAAGGGAGTAGCTGTGCTCAATACCTCAGTTGCCCCTTTATTGAACCCATTCATTTACACTCTAAGgaacaaacaagtaaaacaagCTTTCAAGGATGTCACCAGGAAAATAGTGcatcttaattcattttaa